A genomic window from Halogeometricum borinquense DSM 11551 includes:
- a CDS encoding succinic semialdehyde dehydrogenase, whose protein sequence is MSLSTPIVVRRSRLDALCDAVVTVADRPSLSVESPFDATTLGTVPACNADDVREAFDRARTAQSEWADRPLGERLAVFERFHERVLDEQSSLLDVVQAETGKSRLDAHEEAVDVASTARYYATNARSFLASRQRTGAVPFVTRTTEHRRPVGVVGIISPWNYPLTLSISDAVPALLAGNAVVCKPDEGTPFTALRIRELLIESGLPADLFAVVTGRGDDIGETVVEESDYVCFTGSTEVGRTVAAAAGRNLIDCSLELGGKNPMLVLSDADVDAAAENAAQACFSNAGQLCISIERIYVDSDVREDFLDAFVRETQRLTLGAGYDFDYDVGTLASEAQLEKVQSHVEDAVEKGASVQTGGRRRDDVGPYAYEPTVLTGVTDEMLCADAETFGPVAAVYEVSGIADAVERANEGPYGLNASVWSGDTARAEQVAARIEAGTVNVNDGYAAAWGSVDAPMGGIGDSGIGRRHGEVGMTRFTESQTVATQRGRPLTRPSGVPPRLWTFLLNANERLANRLTAWRRSG, encoded by the coding sequence ATGTCGCTCTCGACGCCGATTGTCGTTCGACGATCCCGCCTTGATGCGCTCTGTGACGCAGTCGTCACTGTTGCTGACCGTCCCTCCCTCTCTGTCGAGTCACCGTTCGACGCGACGACGCTCGGTACCGTGCCAGCATGCAACGCCGACGATGTTCGTGAGGCGTTCGACCGCGCCCGCACGGCACAATCTGAGTGGGCAGACCGTCCGCTCGGTGAGCGTCTCGCGGTGTTCGAACGATTTCACGAACGCGTTCTCGACGAACAGTCGTCGCTGTTGGACGTAGTGCAGGCCGAGACGGGCAAGTCTCGACTTGATGCACACGAAGAAGCCGTAGACGTGGCTTCGACCGCGCGATACTACGCCACCAACGCGCGGTCGTTCCTCGCCAGTCGGCAACGAACCGGTGCCGTGCCGTTCGTCACCCGGACGACTGAACACCGCCGCCCCGTCGGCGTCGTCGGCATCATCTCGCCGTGGAACTACCCCCTCACGCTCTCTATCTCGGACGCGGTTCCGGCGTTGCTGGCCGGTAACGCCGTTGTCTGCAAGCCTGACGAGGGGACACCGTTCACCGCCCTGCGGATTCGAGAACTCCTGATTGAGTCTGGCCTCCCGGCCGACCTGTTCGCCGTCGTGACTGGCCGCGGCGACGACATCGGCGAAACCGTGGTCGAAGAATCCGACTACGTCTGCTTCACCGGTAGCACGGAAGTGGGCCGCACTGTCGCAGCAGCGGCCGGACGGAATTTGATCGACTGTTCGCTCGAACTCGGCGGGAAGAATCCGATGCTCGTCCTCTCGGACGCCGACGTGGACGCCGCCGCCGAGAACGCCGCACAGGCGTGTTTCTCGAACGCCGGTCAACTCTGTATCTCCATCGAACGCATCTACGTCGATAGCGACGTGCGCGAGGACTTCCTCGATGCCTTCGTCAGAGAGACACAGCGACTCACGCTTGGCGCGGGGTACGACTTCGACTACGACGTGGGGACGCTCGCGTCCGAAGCCCAGTTAGAAAAAGTCCAATCGCACGTCGAAGACGCCGTAGAGAAAGGTGCGTCAGTACAGACCGGCGGGCGGCGACGCGACGATGTCGGCCCGTACGCGTACGAACCAACAGTGCTGACCGGCGTGACCGACGAAATGCTGTGTGCTGATGCGGAGACGTTCGGACCGGTCGCCGCAGTGTATGAGGTGTCGGGTATCGCTGACGCCGTCGAACGTGCGAACGAGGGACCGTACGGTTTGAACGCGAGCGTCTGGTCGGGTGATACAGCGCGCGCCGAACAGGTCGCCGCACGCATCGAAGCGGGCACCGTGAACGTCAACGACGGCTACGCCGCAGCGTGGGGGTCGGTGGACGCACCGATGGGCGGCATCGGTGACTCCGGAATCGGCCGACGGCACGGCGAAGTAGGAATGACGCGGTTCACTGAGTCGCAGACAGTAGCAACCCAGCGTGGACGGCCGCTTACCCGCCCATCGGGTGTCCCCCCGCGGCTTTGGACCTTCCTGCTGAACGCCAACGAACGGCTAGCGAATCGGCTCACTGCTTGGCGACGGAGCGGCTGA
- a CDS encoding ubiquitin-like small modifier protein 1: MTTVRWRLFADLAEVAGERETAVTVADDATVEDALDALLDNHDGLRTRVFDDGVLADHVNLLRNGADTSLSEEVSDGDELALFPPVSGGCVPTPNPDRIERR, translated from the coding sequence ATGACGACCGTACGGTGGCGCTTGTTCGCCGATCTCGCAGAAGTGGCGGGGGAGAGAGAAACCGCTGTCACCGTCGCCGACGATGCGACAGTCGAAGACGCACTGGACGCACTCTTGGACAACCACGACGGTCTTCGCACCCGTGTCTTCGACGACGGCGTGCTCGCAGACCACGTGAACCTCCTGCGAAACGGTGCGGACACGTCGCTCTCGGAGGAAGTGAGCGACGGCGACGAACTCGCCCTCTTCCCGCCGGTCAGCGGCGGATGTGTGCCGACTCCAAACCCCGACCGAATCGAACGCCGCTGA
- a CDS encoding TrkA C-terminal domain-containing protein — MSLPLQLDSVLRLVGGLLQEIPLVVGLAALSAGLSATAAIVYRWYTRELIPRWLAALFGGSSAALYLNAVGLLRTTTERSTEVFDPATVLLNSTILLAALVASPVGRSVGDRIATDVFAVAGARSIDAEVSRIVRTVGRVTAVELPEEASEIADIDGYDPVPVDRKAEMAGKRLLFPRRLTREALTDRLVTRIKEDYGVGHVDAELDDAGNVSYLALGRRVAGLGPTMPPGVAAVAVHADPGAGASAGDAVQLWRTGEDGTPERVVGAELRATADDVATVIVDESDAQQLDYEEPYRLVTLPSDPGAEHEFTSLLRSADETMETVPVETGSELVGETLRSLDATVIAVRPSVGAVETIPSRSRELAAGDILFLVARPETIRRIARAATAPEGKSAEMDERGEVAGTDLSDDD, encoded by the coding sequence GTGAGCCTCCCTCTCCAACTCGATTCGGTCCTTCGACTGGTTGGCGGTCTCCTACAAGAGATTCCGCTGGTCGTCGGACTCGCCGCCCTCTCAGCCGGGCTTTCCGCCACGGCGGCAATCGTATACCGTTGGTACACCCGCGAACTCATTCCGCGGTGGTTGGCCGCCCTGTTCGGTGGGTCTTCGGCGGCACTCTACCTCAACGCTGTTGGGCTCCTCAGAACGACGACGGAGCGCTCGACGGAGGTGTTCGATCCGGCGACGGTTCTTCTGAACTCGACCATTCTCCTTGCCGCTCTCGTCGCCTCGCCCGTCGGGCGGTCCGTCGGTGACCGAATCGCCACCGACGTGTTCGCCGTCGCCGGTGCGCGGTCGATAGACGCCGAAGTGAGTCGCATCGTCCGAACAGTTGGGCGTGTCACGGCGGTCGAACTGCCGGAAGAAGCGTCCGAGATAGCTGACATCGACGGCTACGACCCCGTTCCCGTAGACAGGAAAGCGGAGATGGCGGGCAAACGGCTCCTGTTTCCGCGTCGCCTCACACGCGAAGCACTGACGGACCGCTTGGTGACTCGCATCAAAGAAGACTACGGCGTCGGCCACGTAGACGCAGAACTCGACGACGCAGGAAACGTCTCGTATCTGGCGCTCGGCCGCCGCGTCGCCGGGTTGGGGCCGACGATGCCGCCGGGTGTCGCCGCCGTCGCCGTCCACGCGGATCCCGGTGCCGGTGCATCTGCGGGTGACGCCGTCCAACTGTGGCGAACGGGCGAGGACGGGACGCCCGAACGAGTCGTCGGCGCGGAACTCCGTGCGACGGCGGACGACGTCGCAACAGTCATCGTAGACGAGAGCGACGCCCAACAACTCGATTATGAGGAGCCGTACCGCCTCGTGACGCTTCCGTCGGACCCCGGCGCAGAACACGAGTTTACCTCCCTGCTCCGGAGCGCCGACGAAACGATGGAGACGGTGCCCGTCGAAACAGGGAGTGAACTCGTCGGAGAGACGTTGCGAAGTCTCGACGCAACCGTCATCGCCGTCCGGCCGTCCGTCGGTGCGGTCGAAACGATCCCATCCCGGTCGCGGGAACTTGCCGCTGGCGACATCCTGTTCCTCGTTGCTCGCCCCGAGACGATTCGGCGCATCGCGCGGGCGGCGACGGCACCCGAAGGCAAGTCAGCAGAGATGGATGAACGGGGCGAGGTAGCGGGGACCGACCTTTCGGACGACGACTGA
- a CDS encoding potassium channel family protein produces MESLPVELLYGLYLGVLTGFVPALIAWALGFTFRYFTGITIPGLAVVGLGVAIAGLNGGLLALADPAVTVSDDQVRLTVALLVVLMVTLYAHSLGDKMGANLPRKLSLRELTARTLSSDVVELVGGRGQVRVTVVGEVADVEGYPPLPATLRDQIRTSEWTFPADVPLLELETRVEDRLRTEFDLAEADVTLDERARATIAAAPAMSGLSKRLSPGERAVSTTALVPTGTTRGDEVMVLAGEETFHATVLGVADGVDGTKETQSGDVAATDGGQSRRSGWKQPADSRASSDLRSDGGDRTDAPLPPAAVPTAAGGEARVTLAVRRQDASEILSADDVALLVRSRGVRREFELVTLLRRTGNRFRRLTTREDGVLDGTTLGEANVRETYNVVVLAVRRDGRWTVAPRGDQPVQSDDELIVVGAYSDLTTFTEVVS; encoded by the coding sequence ATGGAGTCGCTCCCAGTCGAACTGCTCTACGGTCTCTACCTCGGCGTCCTCACGGGGTTCGTTCCGGCACTCATCGCGTGGGCGCTCGGCTTTACCTTCCGGTACTTCACCGGCATCACGATTCCGGGGTTAGCTGTCGTCGGTCTCGGTGTCGCTATCGCGGGGCTCAACGGCGGCCTCCTCGCCCTCGCTGATCCGGCGGTCACCGTCTCGGACGACCAAGTTCGTCTCACTGTCGCCCTCCTCGTCGTGCTGATGGTGACGCTGTACGCGCACAGCCTCGGTGACAAGATGGGGGCGAACCTCCCGCGAAAACTCTCCTTGCGCGAACTCACCGCCCGGACGCTGTCTTCGGACGTGGTCGAACTCGTCGGCGGACGCGGACAGGTCCGTGTGACCGTGGTCGGTGAAGTTGCGGACGTGGAGGGCTATCCGCCACTTCCGGCGACACTCCGTGACCAGATTCGGACGAGTGAGTGGACGTTTCCGGCTGACGTACCGCTTTTGGAACTGGAGACACGGGTCGAGGATCGCCTCAGAACGGAGTTCGATCTCGCGGAGGCCGATGTGACGCTGGACGAACGCGCTCGGGCGACGATTGCGGCCGCGCCGGCGATGAGCGGGCTCTCGAAACGACTCAGTCCCGGTGAGCGTGCTGTCTCAACCACCGCGCTCGTCCCGACGGGGACCACTCGCGGCGACGAGGTGATGGTTCTCGCGGGCGAAGAGACGTTCCACGCCACGGTTCTCGGCGTCGCAGACGGCGTAGACGGAACGAAAGAAACCCAGTCCGGAGACGTGGCCGCCACAGACGGCGGGCAAAGTCGTCGCTCTGGTTGGAAACAACCCGCTGATTCGCGTGCTTCGTCGGACCTCCGGTCTGACGGTGGTGATCGTACCGACGCTCCGTTGCCGCCCGCAGCGGTTCCCACAGCGGCAGGTGGCGAGGCGCGGGTCACGCTTGCAGTCCGACGGCAGGACGCCTCGGAGATACTCTCAGCCGACGATGTCGCCCTTCTCGTCCGCTCGCGTGGCGTGCGCCGTGAGTTCGAACTTGTGACGCTGCTCCGCCGCACAGGCAACCGGTTCCGTCGGCTTACCACCCGCGAAGACGGCGTCCTCGACGGCACGACGCTGGGAGAGGCGAACGTCCGAGAGACGTACAATGTGGTGGTCTTGGCGGTCAGACGCGATGGCCGGTGGACCGTTGCCCCCCGCGGCGACCAACCGGTACAATCCGACGACGAGTTGATCGTTGTCGGCGCGTACTCCGACCTCACGACGTTCACGGAGGTGGTGTCGTGA
- a CDS encoding NAD-binding protein translates to MVIEREWVGARASMVLTFLVGALSVATGIANITVTIDAPDFVLFGITLPGYVQQITAFTGTLTGFLLLVTAFGLRRRLRVGWYATMVLFPVTVAQGALQSTEQSIPLIGLSTIAFVVVGLNFRAFDRELQLTTTQVAALTALAGAQAYGTVGAFALRDPHFDGIHNLLDAFYFSLVTGSTVGYGDITPAPTSAVGELFTLSVILVTVSSFAAVLGVVFTPLIEAQLSKALGRMTEEQLDLLENHVLVLGHGDLTEPILEELTQKTDVLILTPDEERTRRLTDRGYTVLTADPSDEDSQIRGRVKSAQAVVTATNNDAEDALAILTARQLNPEVTIVAAATHRENVNKLKRAGADTVISPAALGAHFLAESALGGEGVEELAQRLMAEEPSQDGDAQDVLRDEDDA, encoded by the coding sequence ATGGTGATCGAACGGGAGTGGGTTGGTGCACGCGCGTCGATGGTGTTGACGTTCCTCGTGGGCGCACTCTCCGTCGCAACGGGTATCGCCAATATCACCGTCACTATCGACGCTCCCGACTTCGTACTGTTCGGTATCACCCTGCCCGGCTACGTCCAGCAGATCACCGCGTTCACAGGCACGCTTACCGGCTTTCTCCTTCTCGTCACCGCGTTCGGCCTTCGCCGACGCCTTCGAGTCGGGTGGTATGCAACGATGGTGCTGTTTCCCGTCACTGTCGCGCAGGGGGCGTTACAGTCAACTGAGCAGTCGATTCCGCTCATCGGTCTCTCGACGATTGCGTTCGTCGTCGTCGGCTTGAACTTCCGGGCGTTCGACCGCGAGTTGCAACTGACGACGACGCAGGTCGCCGCGTTGACTGCCCTCGCTGGCGCACAGGCGTACGGAACCGTCGGCGCGTTTGCCTTGCGTGATCCTCACTTCGACGGTATCCACAACCTCTTGGACGCCTTTTACTTCTCGTTGGTCACCGGCAGTACGGTCGGCTATGGCGATATCACACCGGCACCGACCTCGGCCGTCGGCGAACTGTTCACTCTCTCGGTGATTCTAGTCACCGTTTCGTCGTTCGCCGCCGTCCTCGGTGTCGTCTTCACGCCACTCATCGAAGCGCAACTCTCCAAAGCACTCGGACGCATGACAGAAGAACAACTCGACCTCCTCGAAAACCACGTTCTCGTCCTCGGTCACGGGGACCTGACGGAACCGATTCTCGAAGAACTCACGCAGAAGACGGACGTTCTCATCCTCACGCCTGACGAGGAGCGAACGCGTCGGTTGACAGACCGTGGGTACACCGTCCTCACCGCCGATCCGAGCGACGAAGACTCACAGATTCGCGGACGCGTGAAGTCCGCACAGGCCGTCGTCACGGCGACGAACAACGACGCCGAGGACGCGCTCGCCATCCTCACGGCACGGCAACTCAACCCCGAGGTGACTATCGTCGCCGCCGCCACCCACCGCGAGAACGTGAACAAACTGAAGCGGGCGGGTGCGGATACCGTCATCAGTCCGGCGGCGTTGGGTGCGCACTTCCTCGCGGAATCCGCTCTCGGAGGCGAGGGCGTCGAAGAGTTAGCACAACGGCTGATGGCTGAAGAACCGTCGCAAGACGGTGACGCACAGGACGTTCTCAGAGACGAGGACGACGCTTAA
- a CDS encoding HPP family protein has protein sequence MIRLRRLAADLVARLSTFVARLRRIERRELSEFRRWLENTNNLLHLSILLFVPLLIGFVTFLTATIDKLSYLLFPPLASGTYTLFSDPEGQYASPKKFVGSLTTGAVCGLASVGFTEMVYGAPQTTIPHPESAVLAVFLTGVVTWGAGVEAPSAFSTALLTLVSNPATELSQTQSAVAYVVNIFLASLIVAGAFVVWREEFYEERAQYLYETVRGDDHVLIPMRGEDAERTALFGSRLAAAHDAGKVVLLGIVNESDPGQSPETEAVDIATSDGDDDDNLPVEADEMVAELESCAADIRTHVGVPCEVVVAAGDPLSTTIQSAQNANCDLIVTPYEEDRGLLSDYVRGIFRSPMDAVAFRSVCETRRWKRILVLVSRPGDTAHAMIDFATRLTGRNGVVSVTTCINSEVERRRAETRLANLVETVDTPLETRVSRSDVQSFLTANAESYDLVVLGSSQNRSAASRFVAPPTFERIREVECDVAVFDRGDL, from the coding sequence ATGATTCGACTCCGACGACTCGCGGCCGACCTCGTGGCCCGACTGTCCACGTTCGTCGCCCGCCTCCGGCGAATCGAACGCCGGGAACTGTCGGAGTTTCGTCGCTGGCTAGAGAACACGAACAACTTACTGCATCTCTCGATCCTGCTTTTTGTCCCGCTTCTCATCGGGTTCGTCACGTTCCTCACCGCCACTATCGATAAACTCTCGTACCTCCTGTTCCCGCCGTTGGCGTCGGGGACGTACACGCTGTTCTCCGACCCCGAGGGACAGTACGCGAGTCCGAAGAAGTTCGTCGGCAGCCTCACTACCGGTGCGGTGTGCGGTCTCGCGTCGGTGGGGTTCACCGAGATGGTGTACGGCGCGCCGCAGACAACGATACCACATCCCGAGAGCGCCGTACTGGCGGTATTCCTCACCGGGGTCGTCACGTGGGGTGCGGGCGTAGAGGCACCATCGGCGTTCTCGACCGCGCTGCTGACGCTCGTTTCCAATCCGGCGACTGAACTCTCGCAGACACAGAGTGCCGTCGCGTACGTCGTCAACATCTTTCTCGCCTCGCTGATCGTCGCGGGCGCGTTCGTCGTCTGGCGCGAGGAGTTCTACGAGGAACGCGCACAGTACCTCTACGAGACGGTTCGCGGCGACGACCACGTCCTCATTCCGATGCGCGGCGAAGACGCCGAGCGGACGGCCCTGTTCGGCTCGCGCCTCGCCGCCGCCCACGACGCCGGGAAAGTGGTGTTACTCGGCATCGTCAACGAGTCGGATCCCGGGCAATCGCCCGAAACCGAGGCGGTCGATATCGCTACGAGTGACGGTGACGACGATGACAACCTCCCGGTCGAAGCGGACGAAATGGTCGCAGAGTTGGAGTCGTGTGCCGCCGACATCCGCACCCACGTCGGTGTTCCCTGCGAAGTCGTCGTCGCCGCGGGCGACCCGCTTTCGACGACGATTCAGTCCGCACAGAACGCCAACTGTGACCTCATCGTAACGCCCTACGAGGAAGACCGCGGCTTGCTCTCGGACTACGTCCGTGGTATCTTCCGCAGTCCGATGGACGCGGTGGCGTTTCGCTCAGTGTGTGAGACGCGGCGCTGGAAGCGGATCCTCGTGTTGGTGTCGCGGCCGGGTGACACCGCCCACGCGATGATCGATTTCGCGACCCGCCTCACCGGGCGCAACGGCGTCGTGAGCGTCACGACCTGTATCAACAGCGAGGTAGAGCGGCGGCGGGCCGAGACGCGGCTGGCGAACCTCGTCGAAACGGTTGACACGCCGCTTGAGACGCGCGTCTCGCGCTCCGATGTGCAGTCGTTCCTCACCGCAAACGCGGAGTCGTACGACCTCGTCGTCCTCGGATCGAGTCAGAACCGCTCTGCGGCCTCGCGGTTCGTCGCTCCGCCGACGTTCGAGCGGATTCGAGAAGTCGAGTGCGACGTGGCCGTGTTCGACCGCGGCGACCTCTGA
- a CDS encoding nucleoside phosphorylase, giving the protein MAKQPHLLVEEGDVEEIALIPGDPGRVDRIAKQCENVEEVAQNREYKVVNATYDGVPLTICSTGIGCPSAAIAIEELSRVGVETFIRVGTIGALQEHVEIGDMIVATGAAKEEGTTRRYESKVIPAVPDYDVLTSLVDSAEANDEEVHVGPIVSDDAFYNESDDYVEAWNEAGLLGIEMEAATVFSLARRRGLRAGAICTVDGNLVKGTQKGADSDEELPEKAKNNVERAITLTLDAVTTLA; this is encoded by the coding sequence ATGGCCAAGCAACCGCATCTGCTCGTCGAGGAAGGCGACGTCGAAGAGATCGCACTTATCCCCGGCGACCCCGGCCGTGTGGACCGCATCGCAAAGCAGTGTGAGAACGTCGAAGAAGTCGCGCAGAACCGAGAGTACAAGGTTGTTAACGCGACGTACGATGGCGTCCCGCTCACGATCTGCTCGACGGGTATCGGCTGTCCCTCCGCCGCTATCGCTATCGAGGAACTGTCGCGCGTCGGTGTCGAGACGTTCATCCGCGTCGGCACTATCGGTGCCTTGCAGGAACACGTCGAAATCGGCGACATGATCGTGGCGACGGGTGCCGCAAAGGAGGAAGGAACCACCAGACGCTACGAGTCGAAAGTTATCCCGGCAGTGCCGGACTACGACGTACTCACCTCCCTTGTCGATTCGGCGGAAGCGAACGACGAGGAGGTCCACGTCGGACCCATCGTCTCCGACGACGCGTTCTACAACGAGTCCGACGACTACGTCGAAGCGTGGAACGAGGCCGGTCTCCTCGGCATCGAGATGGAGGCGGCTACGGTGTTCTCCCTTGCGCGACGCAGGGGCCTCCGTGCGGGTGCAATCTGTACTGTTGACGGCAATCTCGTGAAAGGGACGCAGAAAGGCGCAGACTCCGACGAGGAACTCCCCGAGAAGGCGAAGAATAACGTCGAGCGAGCGATCACGCTGACACTAGACGCGGTTACGACGCTCGCGTAG
- a CDS encoding carbohydrate kinase family protein — protein MPRVVCAGHVNWDVTLRVDSIPELDGEATVESRSTAGGGSASNVAVGLSDLGLDVSLLGSVGDDEHGRAARAELVAEGVDCDHVVTTDELETTTKYIVVQPTGEVMVLGCPGANEAFDAADLPESVLQDADHLHLTSQRPETAKQLADRAASVGVPVSFDPGRRIGDRGYEVMISDVDYLFLNDREAALALDAFDLDGQTLVLKHGPDGAEVRRPDGRVAHPGYPIDAVDTTGAGDAFAAGFIASRVAGDDFERALAVANACGAFISRVPGAREGLSWNEIEAFLGE, from the coding sequence ATGCCACGCGTCGTCTGCGCTGGTCACGTCAACTGGGACGTGACCCTCCGTGTCGATTCGATCCCCGAACTCGACGGTGAAGCGACCGTCGAATCCCGCTCTACGGCGGGCGGCGGAAGCGCTTCCAACGTCGCCGTCGGTCTCTCTGACCTCGGTCTGGATGTCTCCTTACTGGGGAGCGTCGGCGACGACGAACACGGACGCGCCGCGCGTGCGGAGTTAGTCGCAGAGGGCGTCGATTGCGACCACGTCGTCACCACGGACGAACTGGAGACGACGACGAAGTACATCGTCGTCCAGCCCACTGGTGAGGTGATGGTATTAGGGTGTCCGGGCGCGAACGAGGCGTTCGACGCCGCGGACCTCCCCGAATCAGTGCTGCAGGACGCAGACCATCTCCATCTCACGAGCCAACGGCCGGAGACGGCCAAGCAACTCGCAGACCGAGCGGCGAGCGTCGGCGTCCCGGTCAGTTTCGACCCCGGCAGGCGCATCGGCGACCGCGGATACGAAGTGATGATCTCCGATGTTGATTACCTGTTCTTGAACGACCGCGAAGCCGCCCTCGCTCTCGACGCGTTCGACCTCGACGGCCAGACGCTCGTCCTCAAACACGGACCCGACGGTGCGGAGGTTCGACGGCCGGACGGTCGCGTCGCACATCCCGGTTATCCAATCGACGCCGTCGATACGACTGGCGCGGGCGACGCGTTCGCTGCGGGATTCATCGCTTCGCGCGTTGCCGGAGACGACTTCGAACGTGCCTTAGCCGTCGCTAACGCCTGTGGGGCGTTCATCTCGCGCGTCCCCGGCGCGCGTGAAGGACTCTCGTGGAATGAGATAGAGGCGTTCCTCGGCGAGTGA